From Butyricimonas paravirosa, one genomic window encodes:
- a CDS encoding 4Fe-4S binding protein, which translates to MSKIKKNLWRHVLQLGVIAVIAGFILKVFFGGAPADVEAYCPFGGLQSLVTYLNSNTLACSMSIVQIMMGVTLAIGVILFSKLFCGYLCPLGTVTEWMAVLRKKMKININITTGSVVDKILRAIKYILLFWIFYMTISSSELFCKNFDPYYAIATGFKGELTAWMALISIACLFLGNLFINMFWCKYICPLGALSNVFKFTLTFLGLLILSLILGYFGLPMQWYWLLGASCVIGYIFEIVYHESKVFPLLRITRDDEKCNHCGLCSKKCPQQIDVANLKVVKDIDCTLCGECMGACNKNALQINRKPAFRWLPAILVVVLFFVGLWMGTHWELPTIDERWGDPAKLEHLESFERDGMRTVKCFGSSKAFAARMKNVPGVYGVTTYVNRFAVVVYYDPSETSKEKVENAMFTPVKRKLNTPPAGVEQLKIITLGVEKLFDQMDVTFLGNIIREKEGFYGIQTEYDCPVRVKLFMDINKPIDKKELRSIVETREFEMPVHGGGVKKIECDYELVNISNQVDTIGRQAFLEMMFPATKSRFQIALKKYGEDAATAVYEMPYPGLDKPLVQRQVPYLGSFLSTQDGVMEFATALNGDIPVIRITYVKEVLDDEKIWEILQTPKWKIHYTNGTTKEIDATLTFKTPGKTVE; encoded by the coding sequence ATGAGCAAGATTAAGAAAAACTTATGGAGACATGTACTGCAATTGGGTGTAATTGCGGTCATTGCCGGATTTATTCTGAAAGTATTTTTCGGGGGAGCGCCAGCCGACGTCGAGGCCTATTGCCCGTTCGGGGGACTGCAATCTCTCGTAACCTACTTGAATTCAAACACACTGGCATGTAGCATGTCGATCGTACAGATCATGATGGGGGTAACCCTGGCAATCGGCGTTATTCTTTTCAGTAAACTGTTCTGCGGTTATCTCTGTCCCTTAGGCACGGTAACAGAATGGATGGCCGTTTTACGCAAAAAGATGAAGATAAACATCAACATCACCACGGGTTCAGTCGTCGACAAAATTTTAAGAGCGATCAAGTATATCCTGTTATTCTGGATATTCTACATGACGATTTCAAGCAGCGAACTATTCTGTAAGAACTTTGACCCGTACTATGCTATCGCAACCGGATTCAAAGGCGAACTTACCGCGTGGATGGCGTTAATTTCCATCGCTTGCCTATTTCTAGGCAACTTGTTCATCAATATGTTCTGGTGTAAATACATCTGCCCGCTCGGAGCGTTGAGCAACGTGTTCAAATTCACGCTCACGTTCCTAGGCTTATTGATACTTTCATTAATTCTAGGCTATTTCGGCCTACCGATGCAATGGTACTGGTTACTCGGTGCAAGCTGCGTGATCGGTTATATCTTCGAAATCGTGTACCACGAAAGCAAGGTATTCCCGTTACTCCGCATCACTCGGGATGACGAGAAATGTAACCATTGCGGTTTGTGTAGCAAAAAATGCCCGCAACAAATTGACGTGGCCAATCTGAAAGTCGTGAAAGACATCGATTGTACCTTATGTGGCGAATGTATGGGAGCATGTAATAAAAATGCTTTACAGATAAACCGTAAACCGGCATTCCGATGGTTACCCGCAATTCTAGTCGTTGTTCTCTTCTTCGTCGGGCTGTGGATGGGTACCCATTGGGAATTGCCGACTATAGATGAACGTTGGGGAGACCCGGCAAAATTGGAACACTTGGAATCCTTCGAACGCGACGGCATGAGAACCGTGAAATGTTTCGGTAGCTCCAAGGCATTTGCCGCACGAATGAAAAACGTTCCGGGAGTTTACGGGGTAACGACTTACGTGAATCGATTCGCCGTCGTGGTTTATTATGACCCGAGTGAAACGAGTAAAGAAAAAGTAGAGAACGCCATGTTTACCCCGGTAAAACGGAAACTGAATACGCCTCCTGCCGGAGTGGAACAATTAAAAATAATCACCTTAGGCGTTGAAAAACTATTCGACCAAATGGACGTGACGTTCCTAGGAAACATCATCCGTGAAAAAGAAGGTTTCTATGGAATACAAACCGAATATGACTGCCCGGTAAGAGTGAAATTATTCATGGACATCAATAAACCGATTGATAAAAAAGAATTAAGAAGTATCGTCGAAACCCGTGAATTCGAGATGCCGGTGCATGGTGGTGGAGTTAAGAAGATCGAATGTGACTACGAACTGGTAAACATCTCGAATCAAGTGGACACGATCGGTCGTCAGGCATTCCTCGAGATGATGTTCCCGGCAACCAAATCTCGTTTTCAAATTGCCTTGAAGAAATACGGGGAAGACGCCGCCACGGCAGTTTACGAGATGCCCTATCCGGGATTGGATAAACCGTTAGTTCAGCGTCAGGTTCCCTATTTGGGAAGTTTCCTTTCAACTCAAGATGGAGTGATGGAATTCGCCACGGCTCTGAACGGTGACATCCCGGTTATCCGAATCACGTACGTGAAAGAGGTTCTGGATGATGAAAAAATCTGGGAGATTCTTCAAACCCCAAAATGGAAAATCCATTACACGAACGGGACAACCAAAGAGATTGATGCTACTCTAACCTTTAAAACACCGGGTAAAACCGTTGAATGA
- a CDS encoding S46 family peptidase: MKTTTFIKSIIATLLIVSSTFTVKADEGMWLIHLMAQTNYEAMKAKGVELSAEEIYSETVPSLKDAIVALDFGSCTGSMISKNGLMITNHHCAYDDIQKLSSLEHDYLKNGFWSKNQGEEIRIPGKTVMFLDRVIDVTDEYREVLKSFEKDDETAPYTSRRANSVIEKKYAKKGYETSCAAMLRGNKYYLFYYKVYEDVRLVAAPPTCFGAFGKDTDNWSWPQHKGDFAMYRVYGDKDGNPAKYSPDNQPITPKYVLPVSVAGIKEGDYAMVLGYPGSTARYTPSFGVSEKINITNPAMIKVRDTKLAILREAMNADEKINIQYASKYFMNSNYWKYAIGECEYTKKYNVVGLKTAEEAKLTAWINADPARKAKYGDLVEELRACYAFSAPYMATAIYHREAIINGADLTRLAMRFKGFESAMEKQGCCVLHKDCAQCKNLRHFCEQYFKDYDEQVDRKVFAAMIELYVNNIDPKFFPEEIGNLVKKFKGDYQKLTDYVYKNSVLTTKDRLFAWLDKGVDQKTIDKDPAYLITKSAQTKNYELRDYLKDNNQKIGALRTLYMEALVEMNKGTVLPPDANSTMRITYGTVGGYSPKDGVTYHCRSSIDGYKEKYVKNDPEFDLNPDCLAAIQKGDWGRYADKDGKLYTGFATDLDITGGNSGSPVINAKGELIGLAYDGNWESMAGDLYYNPKYNKCVCVDIRFVLWIIDKYAGASNLLNEISIVE; encoded by the coding sequence ATGAAGACAACAACATTTATCAAAAGTATTATTGCCACCCTTTTAATCGTAAGCAGCACTTTCACGGTAAAGGCTGACGAGGGAATGTGGCTGATCCATCTTATGGCCCAAACCAATTACGAGGCAATGAAAGCCAAGGGAGTCGAACTCTCGGCTGAAGAAATCTACAGTGAAACCGTTCCTTCTTTAAAGGATGCTATCGTGGCCCTAGATTTCGGAAGCTGCACGGGAAGTATGATCTCCAAAAACGGCTTGATGATCACGAATCACCATTGCGCTTACGACGACATCCAGAAGTTGAGTAGTCTTGAACATGATTACTTGAAAAATGGTTTTTGGTCAAAGAATCAAGGCGAAGAAATCCGTATTCCGGGCAAAACGGTCATGTTTCTGGACCGGGTGATCGACGTCACGGACGAATACCGGGAAGTACTGAAAAGTTTCGAGAAAGACGACGAAACGGCCCCCTACACTTCCAGAAGGGCCAACTCCGTGATCGAGAAGAAATACGCGAAGAAAGGATACGAGACCTCGTGTGCGGCCATGTTGCGAGGCAACAAATATTATTTATTCTATTATAAAGTGTACGAAGACGTACGTCTTGTAGCAGCTCCCCCCACTTGTTTCGGGGCATTCGGGAAAGACACGGATAACTGGTCGTGGCCACAGCATAAAGGGGATTTTGCCATGTACCGGGTATACGGTGACAAGGATGGGAACCCGGCCAAATACTCTCCGGATAACCAACCGATCACGCCAAAATACGTGCTACCCGTGTCAGTAGCCGGGATTAAGGAAGGTGACTACGCCATGGTCTTGGGTTACCCGGGATCAACTGCCCGCTACACGCCATCATTCGGGGTTAGCGAGAAAATTAACATCACGAATCCCGCCATGATCAAGGTTCGGGACACGAAGTTAGCTATCCTTCGGGAAGCCATGAATGCCGACGAGAAGATCAACATCCAATACGCTTCCAAATACTTCATGAACAGTAACTACTGGAAATACGCCATCGGTGAATGTGAATACACAAAAAAATATAATGTCGTCGGCCTTAAAACAGCCGAAGAGGCAAAACTAACCGCGTGGATCAACGCTGACCCCGCACGCAAAGCTAAATACGGTGATTTGGTCGAGGAATTGCGAGCCTGCTACGCATTCTCCGCTCCGTACATGGCTACTGCTATCTACCATCGGGAGGCTATCATAAACGGGGCTGACTTGACCCGCCTCGCCATGCGTTTTAAAGGATTCGAAAGTGCCATGGAAAAACAAGGATGTTGTGTCCTACACAAAGACTGCGCACAATGCAAGAACCTGAGACATTTCTGCGAACAATATTTCAAGGATTATGACGAGCAGGTTGACCGCAAGGTTTTCGCCGCCATGATCGAACTATACGTGAATAATATCGACCCGAAATTCTTCCCGGAAGAAATCGGTAACCTAGTGAAAAAATTCAAAGGTGACTACCAGAAATTAACGGACTATGTTTACAAAAATTCCGTGCTAACAACAAAAGACCGTTTGTTTGCTTGGTTAGACAAGGGGGTTGACCAAAAAACAATCGACAAAGACCCGGCATACCTGATCACGAAATCAGCCCAAACGAAAAACTACGAGCTGCGTGATTATTTAAAAGACAATAACCAAAAGATAGGTGCTTTACGCACGCTTTACATGGAGGCTCTTGTCGAAATGAACAAGGGAACTGTACTTCCCCCGGATGCGAACTCGACAATGCGAATTACCTACGGAACGGTTGGCGGTTACTCCCCGAAAGACGGCGTCACTTATCATTGCCGTTCTTCTATCGACGGTTACAAGGAGAAATACGTGAAAAACGACCCGGAATTCGACTTGAACCCGGATTGTTTGGCTGCTATCCAAAAAGGAGACTGGGGACGCTATGCCGATAAAGACGGCAAACTTTATACTGGATTCGCCACGGATCTCGACATCACGGGAGGAAATTCCGGTAGCCCCGTAATCAATGCCAAGGGCGAATTGATCGGTTTGGCATACGACGGCAACTGGGAATCCATGGCCGGAGACCTTTATTACAATCCGAAATATAATAAATGTGTATGCGTTGACATTCGTTTTGTTCTGTGGATTATAGACAAATACGCAGGGGCGTCAAATTTACTAAACGAAATTAGCATTGTTGAATAA
- a CDS encoding M16 family metallopeptidase, whose translation MIKYIIYTILFTLIISPLVAQDIGADQTIPMDPDIRIGKLDNGLTYYIRHSENPKNRGEFYIVHNVGAMQEEDNQNGLAHFLEHMAFNGTKHFPKKTMLEYLASIGVRFGTNVNAFTSRNVTAYNISEVPLIRETIIDTVLLMLHDWSSYITCDSAEIEAERGVIREEWRTRDIPRMRLSEQLNPVMYNHSKYAERNVIGDINIIMNFKRQTLLDFYHKWYRPDLQAVIVIGDFDVNMMENKIKKILSPLPKAQHPVQKEVYSVPDNREPLVGISTDPDAGAMVVRLMYKLDLPSPSERQTVKAYKTDLERSFVSELFKKRIINKATQGNPYIRQGSVNYTDLTPDKKMVFIMGAVKDNKVNEALNELAIEVERVKKYGFTPEEFNELQANMLKSVKLQMNQRKNLKSVDMVKACLAHFTTGTPIPPNEFLEKMSVFTLQNLTLEELNRTALEMFSDDNILITILGPRRENISYPGEQELIATVRNAKDQNIAPYVHRTLKDTRLITKTPEAGNILEEKKNDTMGTIEWTLSNGAKVIIKSYPNKKDIVDIKGFSKGGTSTLPEEELANGFMANNFCQLMGVKNFSRTDLKQINVGKVISLTPEIGEYYETLSGYAAKRDLETLMQMIHLYVTEPNFDQQEFNHQIEKIKSTLNNRKGLPKAEYSQEVQGVKYNHHPRKTSLTLEKVNTITFEKTKQIYQERFANAGDFTFIFTGDIDLEKLKPLVETYIASLPTTGVKQEYKDNHVRYAKGKIIRHIEKELTTDKASISVLYTAKLPYSAENKILSAAFRYILRDRYMKSIREEKGGAYSVSVNATEEAVPTNQVTIEVNFDTAPFMADEMLEIVQKEIDDLVKNGPSSSELENAQRYFNKLYKTNISTNSYWQETLSDYYRYGIDNFTNYENTMNGLTPSDIRKFAKTVFGQKNKMEFVLLPKK comes from the coding sequence ATGATAAAATACATCATCTACACCATATTATTCACCCTGATCATCAGTCCCCTGGTGGCGCAGGACATCGGTGCAGACCAAACAATTCCGATGGATCCCGATATACGGATCGGGAAGTTGGATAACGGACTGACCTATTACATTCGCCACTCCGAGAATCCCAAAAACAGGGGTGAATTCTATATTGTTCATAACGTGGGCGCAATGCAGGAAGAGGATAACCAGAACGGCTTAGCCCATTTCCTGGAACACATGGCCTTTAACGGAACAAAGCATTTCCCGAAGAAAACCATGTTGGAATACCTTGCCAGCATCGGTGTACGATTCGGCACCAACGTGAACGCTTTCACGTCCAGAAACGTGACGGCATACAATATCTCCGAAGTTCCCTTAATTCGGGAAACGATCATCGATACCGTGTTGTTGATGCTTCACGATTGGTCCAGTTACATCACCTGTGACTCGGCTGAAATCGAGGCAGAAAGAGGGGTTATTCGGGAAGAGTGGAGAACCCGGGACATCCCCCGTATGCGCCTGTCGGAACAACTGAACCCCGTGATGTACAACCATTCGAAGTATGCCGAACGTAACGTGATCGGGGACATAAATATCATCATGAACTTCAAACGTCAGACCTTGTTGGATTTTTACCACAAATGGTACAGGCCCGACTTGCAGGCCGTGATCGTGATCGGTGATTTTGACGTGAACATGATGGAAAATAAAATTAAGAAAATTCTATCACCACTACCTAAAGCACAGCATCCGGTACAAAAAGAAGTGTATTCGGTTCCCGACAACCGGGAGCCTCTCGTTGGTATCTCGACCGATCCGGATGCCGGTGCCATGGTAGTCAGACTCATGTATAAACTGGATCTTCCTTCTCCAAGCGAAAGACAAACGGTGAAGGCCTACAAAACCGACTTGGAAAGAAGCTTTGTGTCGGAATTATTCAAAAAAAGAATCATCAACAAAGCCACTCAAGGTAATCCTTATATCCGTCAGGGATCAGTCAACTACACGGACTTAACACCCGACAAAAAGATGGTATTCATCATGGGAGCCGTGAAAGACAATAAAGTCAATGAAGCCTTGAACGAACTGGCTATCGAAGTGGAAAGAGTAAAAAAGTACGGATTTACCCCGGAGGAGTTCAATGAACTACAAGCCAACATGCTTAAATCAGTTAAACTCCAGATGAACCAGAGAAAGAACCTCAAAAGCGTAGATATGGTGAAAGCCTGTTTGGCCCATTTCACCACGGGAACCCCAATCCCGCCGAATGAGTTCTTAGAAAAGATGTCAGTCTTCACGCTACAAAATCTGACCTTAGAGGAACTGAACCGTACAGCCCTAGAGATGTTCTCTGATGACAACATACTCATCACGATACTCGGTCCCCGGCGAGAAAACATCAGTTATCCCGGCGAACAAGAGTTAATCGCCACCGTCCGAAACGCCAAAGACCAAAACATCGCACCTTATGTCCACCGGACACTGAAAGACACCCGGCTAATCACGAAGACTCCAGAAGCCGGGAACATTCTGGAAGAGAAGAAAAATGACACGATGGGTACTATCGAATGGACTCTTTCAAACGGCGCAAAGGTCATCATAAAATCATACCCGAACAAAAAAGACATTGTTGACATCAAAGGATTTAGCAAAGGAGGGACTTCCACTCTACCGGAAGAAGAACTTGCCAACGGATTCATGGCCAACAATTTTTGCCAGCTCATGGGAGTGAAGAATTTCTCCCGGACCGATTTAAAACAAATTAATGTCGGCAAAGTCATCTCCCTCACGCCGGAAATCGGGGAGTATTACGAAACATTGAGTGGATATGCGGCCAAACGGGACCTGGAAACCTTGATGCAAATGATCCATCTTTATGTCACGGAACCAAACTTTGACCAACAAGAGTTTAACCATCAAATCGAAAAAATAAAAAGTACACTAAATAATCGCAAGGGCCTCCCAAAAGCCGAGTATAGTCAAGAAGTTCAAGGCGTGAAATACAACCATCACCCGAGGAAAACAAGCCTGACCCTTGAAAAAGTAAACACGATCACCTTCGAAAAGACAAAACAAATATACCAAGAACGTTTTGCCAATGCCGGAGACTTCACGTTCATTTTCACGGGAGACATTGACTTAGAAAAATTAAAACCACTCGTGGAAACGTACATCGCCTCTCTACCGACAACAGGGGTAAAGCAGGAATACAAAGATAACCACGTGCGTTACGCCAAGGGAAAAATCATCCGGCATATCGAGAAAGAGTTGACAACCGACAAAGCTTCAATCAGTGTGCTTTACACGGCAAAACTCCCCTACTCCGCCGAAAACAAAATTCTCTCGGCTGCCTTCCGCTATATTCTCCGGGACAGATACATGAAATCCATCCGTGAGGAAAAAGGGGGAGCATACAGCGTCAGCGTAAATGCCACGGAAGAGGCTGTCCCGACAAACCAGGTCACGATAGAGGTGAATTTCGACACGGCCCCCTTCATGGCCGACGAAATGCTGGAGATTGTCCAGAAAGAAATCGATGATCTCGTCAAAAATGGCCCCTCATCTTCCGAATTGGAAAATGCGCAACGCTATTTCAACAAACTTTACAAGACAAACATTTCCACCAATTCCTATTGGCAGGAAACTTTATCAGACTATTACCGATACGGAATTGACAATTTCACGAATTACGAAAACACGATGAATGGTTTAACACCATCAGATATTCGTAAATTCGCCAAAACCGTGTTTGGACAGAAAAATAAAATGGAATTCGTATTATTACCAAAAAAATAA